Genomic segment of Mastomys coucha isolate ucsf_1 unplaced genomic scaffold, UCSF_Mcou_1 pScaffold23, whole genome shotgun sequence:
cagtggtggcacatgcttttaattcctgcactccggaggcagaaacagatagatctctgagttcgaggccagcctggcctacagagcaagttccaggacagccagggatacacagagaaaccctgtgtcataGAGTGGTGACTCAGAAGTTTTTGCAGAGGAATGatttcatttcccagcatccacatggctatCAAAAgccatctgcaactctagttccagagaatctgatgtcTTCTGGTCTTTGCTGGcactacatgcacatggtacatacatgcaggccatacacataaaataaaaataaatctctgaaaataaaataaaacaggatcTCACATAGCTCATGGTGCCCTGATATCTACTATGTAGTTGTAAAGGACCTTAATCCTCTTGCCTACAGCTACCGAATATTGGAATCACAGGTGTGTGGCCAACCATACTGGGTTTGTTAGGTGGTGCCAACCATACTGGGTTTGTCAGGTGCTCGAGATTGAATTTAGGGCTTTATgaatactaggcaagcattctcccAATTGAGTTACATCCTCAGCTCCTCTAGGCACTTCTGGGGCAGGGGTGTCATTTTCCTCTCCACAGTCACCCCAGCTGTTTTAGGGTTTCCTTGATCTGGTTAAAGATGCCCTGCCTAAAGTTTtgatcctccccctccccccttctccttccttccgtTGCCCATCCTCCCCCCTAGTGTGTGAGCCCCTGTGTAAGCACAggcatgtggaggtgagaggacaacgtTGAGCATCTGGCCTTGTCTTCCACcttaagacaaggtctcctggTGTTCACTTCTGTAAGTTCAGGACTAGCTGACCTAAGAGCTGAGATTGCCCCTGCttttcctcctgtctcctgcaggagcctgggattacagacctatTGTGCTACTGTGTCCAGCTTTACGTTAGTTCTGGGGCTCCAAACTCGGGTCTTCACCCATGTATAGCAAGCACTTTCCCCAGACTTGAGAGCTCTGGTCTTCTGACATAGAGCTTCAGATCTTCTGTTCTGTCATGCTGTTCAGGAACACCACAGAAGCAGTTAGTGACCTGGCAGGCTGCCTCACTATTGCATCTCAATCAAGTGCTAAATAAATTACAGCTCCAGTCAGGACTGGCAGCTGCTTGAAGTCTCTAGAACTTGGCTGAGTTAAAGTTATGGGCCTGACCTAATCTGTCTTGAGAGCATGAGGAGTCCCTCACACCCCACAGGGGTCTCCTCCCTCCTGACTTCTGCTCACTGCTGCACTGAGAGCACATTAAATCTCAGGATTATATTAAACCCCagcttgtgttttgtttgttactGATGACGTTGTTTCTGTATGTGAAAGTGTTCCTTTTGGTTTGACCCCCTCTTTGCATTTGATTACACTACAAATGTCCTAGAGAATTCCAGTGAGTTAGTGAATGCCACATTAAAATTTTCTCCTCACCTGGAGCTAAGAATCATTTTTTACATGATTGACTATAgagtttcccctccccacccccacctagatagggtttctctgtgtatctctggctgtcctggaactcattctgtagaccaggctggacacaGCAGTTTAAGTATCAGTCCTCATAGTAATTGGGATCTTCATGAGTTCCCCAGAGTCTACCCATAGCTCTCAGCTTTTTGGGGTAGTTGATTTTTTCTCCATTGGGGGTTTCCAATCCTTATCCATCAGTATTGCCCAACTGTCTTCATCCTGAGAATGCCCAAAGCCATAAGCAGTAAAAACAACTCAGAGTTAACTTTCATCAAGGATCACTTGGATTCATGGGATTCTCCAGTGCCTGAAAAGTTCTCTGTTCCACATAGGGCATTTATTGCTAGCCTTTTTCATTTATGACCCTAaagtctatcatcatcatcatcatcatcatcatcatcatcatcatcatcatcatcatcatcattaaaaatatctcAGCAAGGACTCTGGTGATTAGAGAGtacttgtttcttttctagaggacctgagtttagatcccagaaCTCAAGTCAGATAGCTCACAACTCCCAATAACTCAAGTTTCAAGAGATTCtattctcttttggcctctgtaggcactagcacacaggtcacacacacacatacatatacactcacacacacatacatacacacacacacacacacacacacacacacagatagagagggagggagagagagagagagaggcacatacatataagtaaaaataaatcttttgcaagaataaaatatattttctctgaattctcactaccttctcttttattttcaagatgtatttatgtgtacatgccacactccagaagagaatGCTCATGTCCCATCTCCTCATCTCCACCTAGTCTTTGAGGAGGCTtgttatgtgagtgctgggattccaactcTGAATCCCATGACTGTGCTGTCAGCAATGTTAGCTGCTacgccatttctccagccttccattcctttctctaTAATTGCCTTAAGTATTTTGGATACAGTGCACAGAaaagacatttctttaggtttcaTGCTACTATGGACATGATATCAGAAAGTTTCATGGAAGTTCACAATCGCTTGTCTCTGACCTCACCGTCTCTATTTTTAAGACACCAGGATTTAGTCTTCTGTCATCCTATCACAGTCTTGTGGTAGCTAGTTTTCCCTTTCTCACATTCTGTAGTTCTTCCTGTCTCCCACTTAGAAACTGCATCTCAGCATGTGACATTTCAGCTCTAGCAAGCAGTGTTTTTGGCACTGGCCCAATGTTCAGCCTGGACTTCTGCCATAAATCTTCGTTGACACTCCCATCAGGAGGATGAGGTTGGAAAGTTATGTAGTTGAGAAAAGAGATGATCCCTAGAGGAGAGGGAAAATGAGATGTGGTTTAGCAGACAGTCAGTCTCTTAGCTCTTAAAATTCACATTCATCCTTTTACAGTATGGTTAGGGTAACACTTCACTCCCCCGGATTTCAATGATCATGCTATTATTTTCTGTGTGCCCTTAAACAAATTACTTCACCCATTCATACCTCATTTTTGGAGAGAACAAATTACTAATTCTAGGCTTTTGATTATCAAATCTATGCTTTCCCACCACACCACACTGCCTCCCCATGTACAAATCTGCCACATGTCTATTTCTTCTCCATTCTACCTCCTATTACAGAAATGacttcctgtcctgtcctcctAAGCCCAGCACAGGGGTTTGACTCACCCACACAGATATATAAGACCTCACAGAACCAATTAAGATAATAGGTCCACAGGAACTCATACTCCATGGCACTCTTTGTATACCATTCCACCTGGGCCAGAaacaggctgaggcagaggagcaAGCTGACAGCTGGGGCCAAAAGGAAAGATGTCACAATCTATCAGCACCTCCTGTCAGCCTTAGCTGCCACCCCCAGCTCCTCTTTCATTTATAGGGATCATACCCATGGCAGAGATCAAAAGGTTTAAAACTTGGGGATTAGTCAAgctgagagaaagaaggggtCCTCTACTTGGTATAAGACAATTAAGCTGTATGCGCCATGCAATGAGATAGGGCATGGGATGGCCACTTGGTGTGatgtggaagagaagaaaagggcagGGAAGTCTACGAAAGCCCCCAGAGTCACTCCATTTCCTTGACTATTTTACCTTGGTGTATTTATGACCTTGCTAGTTCATACCTGAGCAGAAGCTGAGCATGGACACCTTCAGATCCAACCCAGAGGAAGCCATTCTTTCTGCAGGGCGGCATGAGCTCAAGAGTAAGCCAAGGGCAATA
This window contains:
- the Tmem202 gene encoding transmembrane protein 202 isoform X3; its protein translation is MVEESSHKANGKSMQQERKVASHMEATIRKMKEMSADDPQPMRGATYIVDYLQYSRALFIISSLFMLIALGLLLSSCRPAERMASSGLDLKVSMLSFCSAVSLLLCLSLFLAQVEWYTKSAMEYEFLWTYYLNWFCEVLYICVGIISFLNYITFQPHPPDGSVNEDLWQKSRLNIGPVPKTLLARAEMSHAEMQFLSGRQEELQNVRKGKLATTRL
- the Tmem202 gene encoding transmembrane protein 202 isoform X1, which gives rise to MERKERTMTFYSPKVTKIKGDLKYQRPTLPTNTQSISAQKRQQYVNEAYTYIRMFCSSLSCFSLLLLICTSPLNWVQFLVTNNGLELKAGLWILCNHALCWSHTPKPPYYLQYSRALFIISSLFMLIALGLLLSSCRPAERMASSGLDLKVSMLSFCSAVSLLLCLSLFLAQVEWYTKSAMEYEFLWTYYLNWFCEVLYICVGIISFLNYITFQPHPPDGSVNEDLWQKSRLNIGPVPKTLLARAEMSHAEMQFLSGRQEELQNVRKGKLATTRL